The Maniola jurtina chromosome 9, ilManJurt1.1, whole genome shotgun sequence genomic sequence GTACATACTGAATGCAATGTGTACTGGAGAAGATGATACGATTTGTCATACTAAGGAAGGATGATATGATGATATAAGACTGGTATGATGGTACACTGATAAAGCCGTCATATTTAAAGCCAAGAAGTTTAGAATACCAGCACTATGCACTAATCTTACTTATctctttcaccaaaggttgcctggtgaaGATTGCTCTAAGctataaggccgcctttgcatacaattgtttttagtttatagtttcttgtcttggtatttttcttgttttgtgtgcaatgaAGTCTTCTATCCATCTATATCTTTTCCATCAAACTGCATCGTCACTCGTCACTAACCATCGTATCGTTAGTCGTAACAACTAAATTGCgacatactcgtaatattaaACCGTAGTAAAATGCTGTAATCAAGATGAAAAAGTCCTTGAGTAGAAGACAAATTTACGCAAAGTCATTgctgtaattgaataaaagaaTCACGTTTTTTGAGATTATTTTTGCAAGATGAGAACGAGCTAAGTTTATACCTAGTGGGACCATTAGTgggatacctacctatttgagtAAAGACTGTAATTATTGCTTTgcttattattgttatattacTTCATATTCTAAGTAACGTTTGTCATGTTGACACGAAGGCAATGACGGACTAAACCAAATGACAAGTTATttagtatattatacttaactCTAGATACTCGTATATCCATAACTAAACCAGATACATGGAGTTGGGAATCAGCTAAGGTCATTTTTGGTTTCCTGCGTCATTAAAATTggaaatttacaaaaaattagaAGAATTGTGGTTCAGAGTgagtatttattcgtccaagTTCAGAGTAtactaaaaaaattacgtcataCACTTTCCGTATCAGCATacattgttatttaaaaaatattttgtgtgttATCAAACTTAATTAGGTAAGCCGTAGGTATATTATCATATAAGTAATATGCAAAACGAGATTATTCAATAAGTACTTGATGTTATCAATGTTATATAATGTGTAAAATAACGCAAAATTCTTGAAATCAAGGATGACGATAGATGACATAAGGATAAAATGAGCGTTAATTGAGATTTGAGCTTGAATACgcggctttttaacccccgacccaaaaagaggggtgttataagtttgacttgtgtatctgtgtctatggcatcgtagctcctaaactaatgaaccgattttaatttagttttttttgttataaaggtggcttgatcgagagtgttcttagctataatccaagaaaataggttcagctgtttgaaagttatcagctcttttctagttactgtaaccttcacttgtcgggggtgttataagtttttaatttacacttgtaaggtAGAGCAATTCAAAAATCCACTAACTACTACACTGCGATTTTGCTATTATCACTATAATAACACTATCGCAAAAAATCTACCTAAAAAGATAATATTCATTAtccgataaaaaaaattattctagATAATAATTTCGACTATTAATCAAGGGTACTTGTATAGAGAGTGACCGATGCTATGCACGGGTTAAATACTTTTTAGATTTCAAAAGAAATTATTACTTATACCTGTACGGAATTcacgtaaattattattttaattcgtGCTCGCGTACACGTATTCGGATTTTTGTTCGTTGTATTCAGTGCTTGAATGAACAGTgtaatttaaagtaaaaatgttttacattatacttttgttaataataattatcttttaTTGGTATGGTGTAAGAACTTTCGGTTATTGGAAGAAACGTGGAATAAAAAATGACTATCCTTTACCATACTTTGGGAATAATTATAAGCAATTCTTTCAAAAAAGCAGCTATGCTATGACTGCAACAGAAATGTACAGAAAATACCCAAAAGAAAAAGTAGTCGGTTTCTTTCGAAGTACCGCACCTGAGCTCGTAATAAGAGATCCTGATTTAGTAAAAAGAATTTTGGTTACTGATTTCCAGCACTTTTATGCCAGAGGATTTAATACACATAAAACAGTGATTGAACCTTTactgaaaaatttattttttgctgATGGAGACTTGTGGCGATTGATAAGACAGCGATTCGGTTCAGCTTTCAGTACAGCTAAAATCAAAGCAATGTTTCCTTTCATTTCTGAGAGAGCAGAAAAGCTTCAATTATTGGCAAACGAAATTGAACATTTAGAATATTACGATATGAGAGAGCTAATGGCAAGGTATACTACGGATTTTATCGGAGCTTGTGGTTTTGGTATAAATATGGATACCTTGAATAATGAAAATTCGGAATTCAGAAGACTTGGAAAAAGAATATTTCATAGAACTCCCAGAGATGCTGTTGCAGCTGCTTTGAAATTTATATTCCCCGAACTATGCAAACATATACACTTTTTGGCACCAGATTTAGAGGAATCGGTCTGTGGATTAGTGCAACATGTTTTGAAAGCACGAAATTATAGTCCTTGTGGTACTAATGATTTCATAGATTTATTGTTGGAATTAAAAGAGAAAGGAAATGTTGTCGAATCTTTAGAGTATAGAGATGAAAATGGTACGGCAAAATTAGTTGAGTTAAAGCTTGATGATTTATTACTAACTGCGcaagtttttgtattttttggtGCGGGTTATGAAACATCCTCGTCAACTTCTAGTTTCACATTACATCAGCTGGCATTCAACTCCGATCATCAAAAGAAAGTACAAGAAGAAATTGATCGAGTTCTTCTCAAgcatgataataaaattacatacGATGCTATAAACGAAATGCACTATTTAGAAAAAGCGTTTTATGAAGCTATGAGGATGTATCCAGCAGTAGGATTCTTGATGCGTAAATGTACTACAAAAAACTACACGTTTCCTGAAATAGGACTTACTATAGATGAAGGCGTGAATGTAATAATACCAATTCAAGCCTTTCATCgagatgaaaaatattttcatgagCCAAATGTCTATAACCCCGATAGATTCACTAATGCTCAAGacttaaaaactaattatttcttgCCATTTGGAGAAGGTCCCCGAGCTTGTATTGgtaagtttaattattatgacttttactaattgaattgaaaatgtGAAGTATGCTtttctagaaaaaaaaacaggtgCAATGCCAACATAATTGCGTAATGTgagataattttgttttgtataaGAGAAAAAGTGTCGAGTTTAGAGATGTCTTAACTTTACAAAGTGAAAATAACTgtggattaattattattttgactacgagaatttgtaataatttaaattccTATCTTGTTCACAGGTGCTAGGCTAGGAAAAGTCTTAGCCATGGCAGGAATAGCTGCTGTTCTACAAAAGTTCAATGTTGAACCCTGTGAAATAAGTAAATTAGAACCTGTACCAGATCCTAAGGCTATAGTTGCTGAAGGTTTTATCGGTGGACTACCACTTAAATTGAGAAAACGGGAGCTTATATCCTGAGGAAATTATGGATCCGGATGACAAAAAAGATTACAGAATAGACTTTTATGGGTAAAATAGCGTAATAATTATAACTGTTATTAGTCTGTAGTTAGCTGTTCTATTAGCAGAAGTATCCCTGATTTGGGATTTATCTGATTATGAAATAAACAATAGTTTACTACTACTTTCATAGTAATTagtttagatttattattttgatgagAAAATTGTTTGAAGGAGAGATTAAGAGAGAATTGTGGAAATTGAAAcgttacttattataaatatattacacATACATGTGTTACAAgatgtataattattatctgctGAATTAATTGTCGTCTAAAATGACGTGTTCAATTTATTTAGAGGTGTTTATATTTTGCGGATTATGAGAATAATACGGGTTAAACTGaatagtagttttattttataatgtttatgtttgttaaagtttaaattacattttattttcataaaaatactatatttaagaaaagaggggtctctgcgtcactcgcttcatacaaacgtagttccaatttcatttgaatattaagcaaccaaagtccatgaaaatttgcagacatattctagaaactaatatctatgtctgttgttttccagatttctgttaaaatattcggtttcaaagttacgcggtcttaaaaatttacatacaaatctttgagcccctgtaagtttaaaactacatattaaaaaaaatctaaaacaccagagacacagatattagtttctagaatatgtctgcaaaatttcatggactctgGAAGGgactatggttgcttaatattcaaatgaaattggaactacgattgtatgaagcaagtgacggagagagccctgttaaattaaaaaccagtcaagtgcgagtcgggctgaCATACGAATGGCTCCGTACCATTGTATAAGATgtacctaacatttttatgactgcgccatctatatgtgaattagtattttttttttgtgtcatctaaccacaaattcaaggttttcggaggtcaacaggaagtactctTTAGGTTTGCTTGGCAGACAGAAAtacagaccgacaacaaagtgatcctataagggctccttattttccttttgaagaacggaaccctaaaagttttACATCgtaaaacaaatataaaaaaatagatgtAAATGTACTATTAGCGATACGGCCGCAGAAAATGATCTCATTGTGTACATACGTTATTATGAACTTTATAACTACGGTAAATTCAAATTGTTTGCGAGAAAGGAACGACAATTGTAGGCACCGATCAAGTTGATAATGATACAACTTTTTAGGGACTGTCCATACCATGTAAAAGTAGACGACCAACGCATAATTTTGgactttaaaaaattcaagtatAAAAACCCGATCACTGAATAAAGACCAGCACTAAATGCTAAGaatgaataattataatgtaacactttcgcatttattattaggatggataatattttcaataaattaaaatatttatttgaatgaatTCAATATTAAT encodes the following:
- the LOC123868028 gene encoding cytochrome P450 6B7-like, translating into MFYIILLLIIIIFYWYGVRTFGYWKKRGIKNDYPLPYFGNNYKQFFQKSSYAMTATEMYRKYPKEKVVGFFRSTAPELVIRDPDLVKRILVTDFQHFYARGFNTHKTVIEPLLKNLFFADGDLWRLIRQRFGSAFSTAKIKAMFPFISERAEKLQLLANEIEHLEYYDMRELMARYTTDFIGACGFGINMDTLNNENSEFRRLGKRIFHRTPRDAVAAALKFIFPELCKHIHFLAPDLEESVCGLVQHVLKARNYSPCGTNDFIDLLLELKEKGNVVESLEYRDENGTAKLVELKLDDLLLTAQVFVFFGAGYETSSSTSSFTLHQLAFNSDHQKKVQEEIDRVLLKHDNKITYDAINEMHYLEKAFYEAMRMYPAVGFLMRKCTTKNYTFPEIGLTIDEGVNVIIPIQAFHRDEKYFHEPNVYNPDRFTNAQDLKTNYFLPFGEGPRACIGARLGKVLAMAGIAAVLQKFNVEPCEISKLEPVPDPKAIVAEGFIGGLPLKLRKRELIS